TCCATTTCCGCCTTGCTTTTAATCTTTCTCAGTGAGTCACAACTCCAAAATGGTTTATGATGGTGAGAGTGGAGACATGACTGGAGTGGTATTGAAAGGCAACTCCCTAGAAGAGTATATAtgctatatttattcattttattcaacaaatatttattaagctcaTATTATATTGCATGCACTGGTCTAGAAACAGGGATATAGTGGTTAAAGACAAACAAGGTCCTCCTTCCTATGGAACGTACAGTGTAATGAGGGAGACAGATCAGACAATAAGAAGAATATCAGATAATGGCAAGTGTtctgaagaaaattgaaatagaatCATGTGGTAGATAGTAAATGGCTCACTGCTTTAGACTGAAGGTCAAGGAAACCCTCTCTGAAGACGGAACGTTTACGCTCAGACCCGAAGAGCAAAAATGAGCCAGCCATGTGAAGTTTTTCAAGAGAGAAGATTCCAGGTACAGGAAGTAGATAATACAAAGGCACTAAGACGGGAACAATCTGGATGGGATCGAAATATAGAAGGAAACCAACATTGTTGGAACATAGTGATTGAGGAAAGAATGGTTCAAGAGAGGCAGAGGCCAGATATGTTGAGTCTGGAAGCCTGTTTAAGGCATctaaattttattgtaaatgtGATAGGAAGGAAATTGTGGAACGTTTTAAGAACAGGAGTAGTGATGTGATTTATATTTATGCTAACTACTTTATGAAATGAAATTGTTGTGGGGCAAATGGCTATAGAGAGACTAGTCAAAAGATTAAAGCAGAGTTATTAGATTCAGGATATATTTTGGAGGTAGGATGATTTGTTGAGTACAGACCAATGTTGTCAGAGTGGGTTAACaatcaaaaacaaattttgtacTTAAGGAATTTATGATCTTAACACATTTGGCAATTACTTAAAACCTTTAGGcctctttttaaacattttttaaaaaaaaaataactgggttTAGCTGATCTATAATATGTATGTGTCTCTCCAGTAactaaagtttgttctttgaaaacaagtttgttgcttgcttgcttgctttatttatttatacatacatacatacatacataccagggattgaactcagtgggcttaaccactgagcaatattcccaaccttttttttaatatttattttttaggtgtagatggataaaacacaatgcctttatttttatgaggtgctgaggatcgaacctgggtcccgcccgtgctagggggatgctctaccgctgagccacaatcccagcccccttcccaacccttttttatatttagaaataaggtcttgctgagtggttagagcctcactgaattgctgaggctggttttaaactcattatcctcctgcctcagcctcctgagccactgggattacaggcatgtgtcactgcgccCAGCCTAAGTTTGCATTATTATGGGACAAAAGTTGAATATAGTATAGGCGAAGGGGTTGCCTCAAAAGTGTAATTTTAGGTTGACCTTTAAAGATTTCATGATAATGAATTTTAAGACTGAATCTTAAggtgcacacaaacacatactGGTTACAGAAAGGTAGggggactttttcttttcttattcttactGCGATATACTTGACAAATGTAAGTTGTATACATTTAAGGTGTACAGTGTGATGTTTGGTATGTGTACCTTATGAAATGATCACCACAATAGGCTAGTTAACATATTCTTCATTATCTCAtagtaacctttttttttccaatagtgAAAACACTTAAGATCTACTTTcttagttgggcatggtggtacatgcctgtaatcccaacaactcaggaggctgaggtaggaacagcacaagtttgaggccagccttggcaaagaaagaccctgtctcaaaataaaaaattaaaatagctggggatgtagctcagtgttaaaactcctctgggttcaattcccagtatcaaaaaggaaaaataaaccttcttaacaaattttaaatatataaaacaatattgttAACTATAGTTGCCATGCTAGATGTTAGAGCTCCAGAATTTACTCAGCTTGCATAAAGGAAACGCTATACTCTTTGACAAACATCTTCCCATTTCCTCTACCCCTAAACCTCTAGCAACTGTCATTCGATTCTGTGCTTCTATGAATTAGACTATTTAGTATCCACATGTATGTGAAATCAtgtgtatttatctttctgtgtctagcttatttcaaTCAGCATAATATCCTGAAGGAAGGACATTTCTAATAGTAGATTATAATATTCACTTCTGATATTCTAATGTATAATCCCTTTGCTCTACATGAAAAGTAAATGTTTGTACGTTGGACATGTTAGGTAGGTATGCATGCCCTTCTAACCTTCTTCCCTGTGTATCTCAGGTACTATCTGTTTTCTCTCATCATGAATTTGAGCCGTGATGCTTATGAGATTCGCTTACTGATGGAACAAGAGTCTTCAGCTGGTAGCCGGCGAATGAAGGGttctggaggaggaggagtcccaggaggaattgaacctgggggaCCTGGGGGCCCAGGGACTCCAGGAGGAGGCCTGCCCCAACTGGCTCTGAAGCTTCGGCTCCGAGTCCTGCTCCTGGCTCGGGTCCTTCGTGGGCATCCCCCTCTTCTGCTGGATGTGGTCAGAAATGCCTGCGATCTCTTCATTCCACTGGACAAATTAGGCCTCTGGCGTTGTGGCCCTGGGGTTGTGGGGCTTTGTGGTCTTGTGTCCTCCATCCTGTCTATTCTCACCCTAATCTGCCCCTGGCTACGACTCAAGCCCTGATGTTCTGGTACAGGATAAGGAGGGGAACTAAACTAGTGAGGTGGAATTTTAGATTGCATCCCCCCCACCTGTACCATCCTCATTCAAATTCTACTCCTTAATTGAAGTTAAAATCCAGAGATTTGGGGGTGAAGGAAGGAACTTTGGGGAAGATGAGGTGAGGACAGATGAATTGCCAATAGAATGATTCTAATACACAGCTATGCCTgaggttttattcttttattttttcattgtctgTGTCTCTTGATGTAATTTATCAATCTTAAGACAAGAGTCTATCTATTATCAATCTTAAGACAAGAGTCTATCTCTGTGTATCTTTTTTACCTTCTCAGACCTCTGTCCAGAAATTTAAAATGGGATTGCTTTTTGGTAGGAGAAGTTTAAGATTTGGTTTGAAAGGTTCTAACTGCCTTTTTATTCTCGGAGAGGTAGCTTATGGCAGGTTTTCTCCTTTTAACTCAAAGTCATAATTTTTATGTTCCAGTGTTTTCTCCTATCTCTGTACCACAGGttgataatttttcttcctccctcgTATCTACCTCACCAACCTCCATTATGATTTGGCCCTTACTCTTCTCTGTATCCACACCTTCAGATTTCTGCTTGCACTTGATTTCAGAGTTATGTTCCCCAGCTGGGTCTTACCCCTTCTTTGCCTATCCATATGGATGCTGTGTCTAGCATCTTGTTGTAAATACTGTACAATGATCTTTGTAAATAGCCATTGCCCATGCCCACAGTGAAGAGCAAGCCTTCCAGGTCAGCAAATTAAAGATCAGTTTGCTCATTGACATTTGGTCTGCTCCCTCATGTTCTGGTCACTCAATGGCCCCTATTCCTGTCACTGTGGTTTGGATTTTCCATGGAATTGGCTACTACCATCACTACCCACatatttttattgagcacctatagTATGCAGGGCAAAATACTGGGTAGTGAACATGTCAAAAGCTAAGAAGCTCCGTAGTGCCACAGTTCTTTGAGATGTTTATAGCTTAGTTGAAGAGTTGGGGGAGAAGTGGTCTTAGCTAAAGTAATTACTCTGGCTCCACAAAACACACATCATTACCAGTTCATAGTTATAGTCCCTCCAAAAACTATAGCCCTACAAGGCAGCACAGGCTAAAAATCCATGAACAGAACTAAGTGGAGTGAGATTGGTAAGACTTGATTTGGGGGCTGTCCCTTCACACACTGGGACGGACTCTCCGGGGTGGGTGGGTAAATGGTACCACTTCTCTTTTGTGTTGCATATCCTAGGTTGAGATAAATAAGGGATAAAAATAATCTGTCTCCCACCCCTGCTTCCTGTTCTAAATCTGAAGAAAGCGTTGTTGACCTGTCAACAAATAAAAGGAGTAGAATAAAAGAGAAGTGGCAGAAATGGtcaaaaattgttttctctttggaTATTGGAAGGAGGCCTCCAGGGGGCAGCACCAAGATAGAGAAATAAACCAAGATCACTTATACCTCCTTGGTCTGGGGCTCCCCACAGTTTCCCCCCATCACTCCTCCCATTCcttccaactttatttttagcTACCAGTGGGAGGGGGCAGGATAGGAGGGAAAGTAGCAGAAAAGGAGAAAGTCAGAAGCACAGAGGACTTCTGACACAGGACAGAACAACCAGGCATGGAGCTCCCCCTCTTCCCTCACCTGTTCTTGCCCCTGATGTTCCTGTCAGGTGAGGGATGTTAACTTCTTGGTTTCTGGTGGGAATGAAAGATGTATGAATTGTGTGAAATTGGGTCAATTGGGGTATAAAAGTTCTTTGGGAGTTAGGGTAGGAGGTTAATAGGATTCAGTATTCCATGTGTATTCCCACAGGCGACTGCTTTGATATTGAGATTAGCAGAGGCTGAAGTTGACCAGGGCCTTGCCTAAGATTTGTACTTAATTATCTAAAACCTTTCCTTAACCCTGTGGGAGTCAGGAGACAGAAAAGCAACATGACGTGACCTTTCACGTGGCTAGTCTGATTCCTattatttccttccctccctccttctccctacGCTTGGTAGTACACGGGGCTTGAGACATAACTGCCTTACTATGTGGTCAGAACTCTGGGTTTTTCTAATCAATGATCCATAGTCCCTGATCATACAGCCCTGCCAATTTCCTGGGTGCAAAAGGTTCACATACAAAACAGCTTTCTGAAAGTAAGCATGGTTTGGGTTAAAACTGTCTGTAGTCACTGGTAGTGTTGGTGGTGGGGTAGCCTGGGAGGGGGTTGCTTGAAAGTAAGGAGTAAGCACAGTTGGGAAGAGCAACATGGGAGGGATGAGAGAACTGGATTTTTCCTTGATGGTACCCTATAATCTTTGTTTCCTAAAATACAAGCTCTGATTTTAAAGGAATTGGGGTCAGAAGGAAAGAGTCAGCAAGGACATGATTGGGGCCTTTAGAGTGTGTTGAAGTTTGAGGAAACCATGGAGGCAGGCAAGGGGCAGTTGAATGAGATAAAAAGAAAGCAGATCAAGGGAAACTTTGGGGTAATGGGTCCGTTGGCAAGGATGGATGGCAAACTGTGTGGGCAAGCGGGTGGCCCCACCCAGTTAATTACCATTGAGGTTTCCAGGGTTGGAACCACCAGCAACCTAGACATTGGAGAAAGAGTGAGAGTGTGACAATGTCACTGGGagtcaaaaagagagagaggagagacccAGACACAATGCACTTTATATTGCTTTTGTTCTGCCTGTGGTCCTGAGTTTTGGGGGAATTTGGAAGAAATGGTTGTTCTGGGGTTGTAGAAAGGTCCTCTCCCTCTTGACTCTCATAGTTTGCAGAGGAAGATGTGTAGGAGGAATGATGTGAAAAAGAGTAATCTGACCTTTCCAGACACATCTGTGAATGAGATTTCAGGAGTGGAAATGGAAATACAGTTGTACATCATCATGGCCGAGAGCCACAGGACCCAAACACGGGAAGGGATCATTCTTTTGGAGATTCTGAATCTATGACATTGATAGAGTCCAGGAGAGCTTACGAGTAAGAAGAAGGCAGAAAGATTGAGATTCAGATGCTACCTCATGGTTTCTCTCTGGCTGTGCATCCCAGGCATGACTGACCATTTCATGTTAATCCTATGATCCTGGCCCGACAGGTCTCTGCTCCCCCTTTAATCTGGATGTGCATCACCCACGCCTATTCGCAGGGCCACCAGAGGCTGAATTTGGATACAGTGTCTTACAACACATTGGGGGTGGACAGAGATGGTGAGGAGGAAACCAGAGAGCGAGGGGATTGGGACCGTGATGGTGCCAATAAAGGGGAGGCAAAATAGATGGGATTCCACGTTCGTCTGGTTTTTGCAAAGTGACTGGGGCTCTAAACTTGCCACCTCCATGTACTTTCCCTCTGACCCCTGATAAGGGTCATGTTCACCCTATGCTTACTCACATCCTCCTCCCAGGATGCTGGTGGGCGCTCCTTGGGATGGGCCTTCAGGTGACCGGAGGGGAGACGTTTATCGCTGCCCTGTAGGGGGGCCCCACAATGCCCCATGTGCCAAGGGCCACTTGGGTAAGAAGATGCCTGACCCTTCCCCTCCTAACCCTTTGATACCCTAGTATCTTTGACCCCTTGTTAGCTTCTTCACCTCCATAATCCACACATGCCCTCTCCCCTTCACATTCTCTTCTAAAGCCACCTTGAACTCAGTCATGCCATCTGTGACCTCATGATCTCATTCTCTTCCACTCCCCTCCAACCAGGTGATTATCCACTGGGAAACTCATCTCATCCTGCTGTGAATATGCACCTGGGCATGTCTCTGTTAGAGACAGATGATGATGGGGGATTCATGGTGAGCTAAGGAAAGGATGGTGGCAGGGTCTCCGAAGGTTTGtggtagaaaacaaaaagaaaattggggTAAGGGAAACTAGTCTATGTGGAGGGGTCAAGGAGTTAAAGCTAGAAAGAAAGGTAGGGCCTCCCAGGGAGTAGTCTCAGTGTGTGGGAGCATGTTCTGAGGGTACTCTTCAAACATGGGAGTAACTGTTTCCCGTCTGTCCCCAGGCCTGTGCCCCTCTCTGGTCTCGTGCTTGTGGCAGCTCTGTCTTCAGTTCTGGAATATGTGCTCGTGTGGATGCTTCATTCCAGCCCCAGGGAAGCCTGGCACCCACTGCCCAACGTGAGCTGGAGGAAAAGCCTAAAGACTCAGTTCCCAGAAAGAGAAGCTGGGTGGGAGAAAGATGGGGCAAAAAGCTCTGATGTCTGGCAGAGGGTCTGCTTGGCCATCCTCATTGCTACTTAATGTACCTGCAAAAGCTCCTTGTTTCCTAACAGATTAGAGTTGGATTCCTTACCAAGGCAGAAAGACTTGGTGATCTGGTCTAATTTCAAAAACCCAACTTATACCTTCATATACCCTGGGCCTTGACCATAGCATTCTTCTCACCACTCTATACGTGTCATCTCTCTTCACGCACCTCTGTTTCCCCTTGTTATAAGTGTTCTCTATTCAAATGCCTTTCTTTATATTCTCGTCTCCTCAAACATCTTTAAACTTCAAatatcttcttcctcttcctttccccctcctcctctcctttttctttttgtaggccaggcaagcaagcactctaccacggagctacagccccagcccattacCTTCCTGTCTGCTCCCCCATTTGACTTTCAATCAGAATCCACTCTCTGGGGCccgagctgtagctcagtggaagtgcATGTGCTGAGTATGAATGAAAAAAGGCCTCTTCACTCTTCACAGCAAAGTGGTGCTTTGTTTCTCCCTGGCATcttctttcctccatttttaaCTAAATAGTATATGTTCCTGCCTCTTCTCTTGTCATTTATAACTtatccagggcctggcacagttTTTTACTTGCATATAAGAAGGtacctaataaatatttagttGAATGTGTCCTCCTGTGACCTCCTGTGTCCTCCTTGTTGACCCCAGCCCAGTATTTCTCTACCTATTTGTTTCCTATCACCATACCCCTCCTCTTAGGTTGCCCCACCTACATGGATGTTGTCATTGTCTTGGATGGCTCCAACAGCATCTACCCCTGGTCTGAAGTTCAGACTTTCCTGCGGAGGCTGGTAGGAAGATTGTTTATTGATCCAGAGCAGATTCAGGTAAGAGAAGGCAACATAGATGGGCTTGGAGGGAAAGAGATAGAGGCAAGGTGGTATCTTCAGTAGTATCAGgtatttctctccctcctctctcctctcccaaaACATTTCATTTGGGTACACACTTTATTCTCAGGTGGGACTAGTACAGTATGGAGAAAGTCCTGTACATGAGTGGTCCCTGGGAGATTTCCGAACCAAGGAAGAAGTGGTGAAAGCAGCCAGGAACCTCAGCCGGCGGGAAGGACGAGAAACAAAGACTGCCCAAGCAATAATGGTGGCCTGGTGAGGCATTGTGAAGGGGAGGCAGAGTAATGAAGGGTTACAAGTGGGTTTGGAATATATTGTGTATATCCCAAGATGTCTTGCAagcttatttttatatgcatatggGTGATGCATGGAAGAAGTCTAAGTTGGCCGTCATTATATTCGCTCTCGATGCATTTCTACAAAGTGTTTATGTCTGTATCTCTCCAAGTCTCTGCTCTATCTTTGCAGACAGAACTCTATCTCTCTGTATATCTTCACTCCAGCTTTGATCAGGTTCTCCACCACTCATATCTTACCCTTCTTCCCAAACATGATTCAAAATTCATCTCTAGAAAGACCCCCCTGACCTGACAAttctttcccctcctcttcctcctcctcctcctcctcctccctcctcctcctcctcctcctccttctgattgaacccagggtcactcaaccactgagccacattccaaccctctttttgagacacagtctcactaaattgcttagggctttactaaattgccgaggctgaccttgaacttgtgatcctcctgcctcagcctcctgagccattgggattacaaccATTCTTTATTCTGCATTTCCTTAATATTTGTCTTCCCAAATGCAATATTTTGGATAAATTTTGTGCTTTATTTGAACTGAATGTGTATATTCTATGGCATTTGTACATTTGAGTTCTAAGTGTATGCTAATCCCAAAGTTACTTTTGGGAAATGGCCTACAAGGCAAGATGATTGATCTCAGTGAGCTGCTGACATTGTTAAATcctgtatgtatgatatatctgatcatacttcattcttttctccctcttcttagCACAGAAGGGTTCAGTCAATCCCGGGGAGGCCGACCAGAGGCTGCCAGGCTACTGGTGGTTGTCACTGATGGAGAATCACATGATGGAGAGGAGCTTCCAGCAGCACTAAAGGCCTGTGAGGCTGGAAGAGTGACACGCTATGGGATTGCGGTGAGAATTGACTCTGGATCTAGAAAGGTTGGCAGGGGAAGACTCTGAGGACCAGGAACTTGAAGAAAATGGGGTATTATCTACTTCCTGGACTTCAGCCACATTTCCCTTCCTTCACTTTAGTTGACTATGTTCTCTATGAGCTCTAACACATCTAATAGATGCCATCTTGATCTCCTGACCTCAGGTCCTTGGTCACTACCTTCGGCGTCAGCGAGATCCCAGCTCTTTCCTACGGGAAATTCGAGCTATTGCCAGTGATCCCGACGAGCGATTCTTCTTCAATGTTACTGATGAGGCTGCACTGACTGACATTGTAGATGCACTAGGAGACCGAATTTTTGGCCTTGAGGGTAATGATTAGCCTGGAGAAACGAAGGAAAGAATGGGGGAATTCTGGAATATAGTTGAGTAAATTCAGTAGGTCAAAGAGAGAATTGTCTTACCTTGATAGTGCATTGATATTTTCTCATGTCCAAGGGTCTCATGGAGAAAATGAAAGTTCCTTTGGGCTGGAAATGTCTCAGATTGGTTTCTCCACTCATCGACTAAAGGTTGGACAGACTCTGACCCCTGCATGACATCTCCCAGCCTCTGACCTCCTCAATGACTCCTTCCAGCTACTGATTCAGACAACTTCAACCCTTGTCCCTTCTAGACTCCTCCTCTAACCAGCCTCCATGCTGAGCCTCAGTGCCTTTCTAAGTGACTATAGCAGACCTGTAgtgattctctttttatttactcCTTATTCCCCACTGTCTTTTCAGTGACCCCTTCTGGTTCTAACCCCACAGGATGGGATTCTCTTTGGGATGGTGGGGGCCTATGACTGGGGAGGCTCAGTGCTATGGCTTGAAGAAGGTCATCGCCTTTTCCCCCCAAGAACAGCCCTGGAAGATGAATTTCCCTCTCCTCTGCAGAACCATGCAGCCTACCTGGGTGAGTAGCAGGAAGTTGCAGGAATGGGAGAGTGGGAGGAAAGAATGCGTTCCTAGTGTGGGGTATGAGGTGCTCTCTCTTAATTCATGTAGCTTCCCGAGTCTCTTTCTGGTTCCCTTGGGGCCTCCTCTTGTGCCCTTAGGGAGCCCCACCCTGATCTCATCTTCTTTCCCTTCTACCTCTGATGCCTTACCTGCTTCTAGGTTACTCTGTTTCCTCCATGCTTTTGCGGGGTGGACGCCGCCTCTTTCTCTCAGGGGCTCCTAGGTTTAGACATCGAGGAAAAGTCATCGCCTTCCAACTTAAGAAAGATGGGGCTGTGAGGGTCGCCCAGAgcctccagggggagcaggtAGAGTATCAAGTGAGGGTGGGGCCCTTAGATCTTCAGGGACTTCCAGACTGATGGGAAAGAATGAGATAGGGCAGGAGAGAGGCCCAGAAATTCTATGCTAGgctagggacgtggctcagtggtacagtgcttgcctggcgtgcATAAGGCCCTagaattcaatccccactactgaaaaaaaaaatgtctccaaattCTGATTATCAGAATGTCAGGAATATAAGAGCCAGATTGGCAGACTGGTGAGTACATCCCACTGAGTCCATTTATCCACACTCTCTTTTTTCTGGGGTCATCACTACCTACCACTCTCCAGATTGGTTCATACTTTGGCAGTGAGCTTTGCCCATTGGATACAGATAGGGATGGGACAACTGATATTTTACTTGTGGCTGCCCCCATGTTCCTGGGACCCCAGAACAAGGAGACAGGACGTGTTTATGTGTATCTGGTGGGCCAGGTGAGACTTGCTGGGACCCCCTGGGATTTATCAGGGTTGGGGGATAGATGGGTTTGCTGAGAGGTTGGGGCAACCAGATTTTTATCTTCTATCTTGTTCTCATCTCCACCAGCAGACTTTGCTAACACTCCAAGGAATCCTTCAGCCAGAACCTCCCCAGGATGCTCGGTTTGGCTTTGCCATGGGTGCTCTTCCTGATCTGAACCAAGATGGATTTGCTGATGTGGCTGTAGGGGCACCCCTGGAGGATGGGCACCAGGGAGCACTATACCTGTACCATGGAACCCAGAGAGGAGTCAGGCCCCATCCTGCCCAGGTCAGAAATGCCCAGATGAGCAGGGATACAGTGGTATAAGCACGAGGGAGGTATGCTCTTTGCTTATCTGTAGTCTCCTTGCTTGAGTCTCAAACCAAACAAGTGCTTAATCAGTAGGTAAAACAGTGAGGTAGTGCAGTGGGATGCAGGTTTCTGAACCAAGGGACTGCTAAACACAGACAAGTTTCTCTTATTCCCCTATTGGACAGGAAGGAACttggcaggaggattgagaaacCAGATGTATGAGTCCCTTCCTcaatctttctccctctctttctcctagAGAATTGCTGCTGTCACCATGCCACAGGCCCTTAGCTACTTTGGCCGAAGTGTGGATGGCCGGCTAGATCTGGATGGAGATGATCTAGTAGATGTGGCTGTGGGTGCTCAGGGGGCAGCCATCCTGCTCAGGTGAGGAGCCCCAACTCAGGAGCGGTGAACAGCACAGCACATCTGTTAAGATAAAGGGCTTAGATTTGGGTTTCTGGAACAACTTTTTCTGTGCCTCCATTCCTAGTTGATAAGCATGCTGCCTGCCTTTTTGGTTTATTGTAAAGATCACATGGGATCATCCATGTTAAGTTTTAAGCACCGTTAGTGCTTATTGAATTGAATCTATCATGTGACTTCTGTCATAGAGTTCAGGGAAGGGTGACACTGTGCATCCagccccacatttttattttaatgagggGGAGGCAAACACTGGGTGGCACTTCTTAAAGGGCTTATCTCCTCTTTCTGAAATTTCGTGTCTACCCTGTTCCTAGCTCCCGGCCCATTGTCTACTTGGCCCCATCACTGGAGGTGACCCCACCTGCCATCAGTGTGGTCCAGAGGGACTGTAGGCGGCGAGGCCAGGAAGCAGCATGCTTGACTGCAGCCCTTTGCTTCCAAGTGACCTCCCGCACACCTGGACGCTGGGATCACCAATTCTGTGAGTGCAAACTTCAACCCTTGCCTGCCTTGGTCTCTGAACTCCTCTTTACCCTCACTTTTGCCCTTCTCATTTAGATGTGCACTTCACAGCAacaatagatgagtggatggtAGGGGCACGTGCAGCATTTGATGGCTCTGGTCAGAGGATGCCCCCTCGGCAGCTCCAGCTCAGCGTGGGGAATGTCACTTGTGAGCAGCTGCACTTTCATGTGTTGGTGAGAAAGGGGCAGGAACTACTTTGCATTAATGCCTTAGAGCTAGGAAAAGGCTGGGTCAGAGGAGGAATTTCAACTGGATCAGCAAGAAAGCTGAAACAGGGAAAGTAAGACAATTCAGGCTCTGGGATCAGGTTAATCTGTGTTTGATTCCTCTACCATTTACTACCATGAATTCTGGCAAGCCACTCTCTTCCAaatctcagttttcttgtctgcAGAGTGGTGATAATAATAACTATATCATATGAGTtgtattaaaatcaaatttaagagtATTGATCAGGGCCtaagtatatagctcagtggtagaacccagTACTATCAAGACCTTGGGTTTAAGCCCttgcactgcaaaaacaaaacaaaatagtattGGTAAAACCTCAAGATAGTACCCAGCACACAGAAAGTGCTTCCTAAATGATCACTATAATTATCATATTCTTCCATGGGCCTGGGTTTCATACCTAACTCTGGCTCCCATAATCCTTAACTCTGGTTTCCTTCAGGATACATCAGATTATCTCCGGCCAGTGGCCTTGACTGTGACCTTTGCCTTGGACAACACCACAAAGCCAGGGCCTGTGCTGGATGAAGGTTCACCCACCTCTATACGAAAATTGGTTAGCAGTGCCAAGCCCTGCCCTACCCTTGGGTCTCAACACTGCTCTCCCAGTGAATtcaagaggaaggggaggg
This genomic interval from Urocitellus parryii isolate mUroPar1 chromosome 11, mUroPar1.hap1, whole genome shotgun sequence contains the following:
- the Pex11b gene encoding peroxisomal membrane protein 11B, translated to MDAWVRFSAQSQARERLCRAAQYACSLLGHALQRHGASPELQKQIRQLEGHLSLGRKLLRLGNSADALESAKRAVHLSDVVLRFCITVSHLNRALYFACDNVLWAGKSGLAPHVDQEKWAQRSFRYYLFSLIMNLSRDAYEIRLLMEQESSAGSRRMKGSGGGGVPGGIEPGGPGGPGTPGGGLPQLALKLRLRVLLLARVLRGHPPLLLDVVRNACDLFIPLDKLGLWRCGPGVVGLCGLVSSILSILTLICPWLRLKP
- the Itga10 gene encoding integrin alpha-10 isoform X1, which encodes MELPLFPHLFLPLMFLSGLCSPFNLDVHHPRLFAGPPEAEFGYSVLQHIGGGQRWMLVGAPWDGPSGDRRGDVYRCPVGGPHNAPCAKGHLGDYPLGNSSHPAVNMHLGMSLLETDDDGGFMACAPLWSRACGSSVFSSGICARVDASFQPQGSLAPTAQRCPTYMDVVIVLDGSNSIYPWSEVQTFLRRLVGRLFIDPEQIQVGLVQYGESPVHEWSLGDFRTKEEVVKAARNLSRREGRETKTAQAIMVACTEGFSQSRGGRPEAARLLVVVTDGESHDGEELPAALKACEAGRVTRYGIAVLGHYLRRQRDPSSFLREIRAIASDPDERFFFNVTDEAALTDIVDALGDRIFGLEGSHGENESSFGLEMSQIGFSTHRLKDGILFGMVGAYDWGGSVLWLEEGHRLFPPRTALEDEFPSPLQNHAAYLGYSVSSMLLRGGRRLFLSGAPRFRHRGKVIAFQLKKDGAVRVAQSLQGEQIGSYFGSELCPLDTDRDGTTDILLVAAPMFLGPQNKETGRVYVYLVGQQTLLTLQGILQPEPPQDARFGFAMGALPDLNQDGFADVAVGAPLEDGHQGALYLYHGTQRGVRPHPAQRIAAVTMPQALSYFGRSVDGRLDLDGDDLVDVAVGAQGAAILLSSRPIVYLAPSLEVTPPAISVVQRDCRRRGQEAACLTAALCFQVTSRTPGRWDHQFYVHFTATIDEWMVGARAAFDGSGQRMPPRQLQLSVGNVTCEQLHFHVLDTSDYLRPVALTVTFALDNTTKPGPVLDEGSPTSIRKLVPFSKDCGSDNECITDLVLQANMDIRGSRKAPFVVRGGRRKVLVSATLENRKENAYNTSLSLSFSRNLHLASLTTQRDSSVKVECAAPSPNARLCSVGHPVFQTGAKVTFLLEFEFSCSSLLSQILVRLNASSSSLETNGTLQDNTAQTSAYIQYEPHLLFSSESTLHRYEVHPYRTLPVGPGPEFKTTLRVQNLGCYVVSGLIISALLPAVAQGGNYFLSLSQVITNNASCTVQNLTKPPGPPVHPEELRHTNRLNVSNTWCQVVRCHLGQLAKGTEVSVGLLRLVHNEFFRRAKFKSVIVVSTFELGTKEGSVLQLTEASRWSESLLEVIQIHPVLVSLWILIGSALGGLLLLALLVFCLWKLGFFARKKIPEKEKRGEKLEQ
- the Itga10 gene encoding integrin alpha-10 isoform X2, which gives rise to MCITHAYSQGHQRLNLDTVSYNTLGVDRDGCPTYMDVVIVLDGSNSIYPWSEVQTFLRRLVGRLFIDPEQIQVGLVQYGESPVHEWSLGDFRTKEEVVKAARNLSRREGRETKTAQAIMVACTEGFSQSRGGRPEAARLLVVVTDGESHDGEELPAALKACEAGRVTRYGIAVLGHYLRRQRDPSSFLREIRAIASDPDERFFFNVTDEAALTDIVDALGDRIFGLEGSHGENESSFGLEMSQIGFSTHRLKDGILFGMVGAYDWGGSVLWLEEGHRLFPPRTALEDEFPSPLQNHAAYLGYSVSSMLLRGGRRLFLSGAPRFRHRGKVIAFQLKKDGAVRVAQSLQGEQIGSYFGSELCPLDTDRDGTTDILLVAAPMFLGPQNKETGRVYVYLVGQQTLLTLQGILQPEPPQDARFGFAMGALPDLNQDGFADVAVGAPLEDGHQGALYLYHGTQRGVRPHPAQRIAAVTMPQALSYFGRSVDGRLDLDGDDLVDVAVGAQGAAILLSSRPIVYLAPSLEVTPPAISVVQRDCRRRGQEAACLTAALCFQVTSRTPGRWDHQFYVHFTATIDEWMVGARAAFDGSGQRMPPRQLQLSVGNVTCEQLHFHVLDTSDYLRPVALTVTFALDNTTKPGPVLDEGSPTSIRKLVPFSKDCGSDNECITDLVLQANMDIRGSRKAPFVVRGGRRKVLVSATLENRKENAYNTSLSLSFSRNLHLASLTTQRDSSVKVECAAPSPNARLCSVGHPVFQTGAKVTFLLEFEFSCSSLLSQILVRLNASSSSLETNGTLQDNTAQTSAYIQYEPHLLFSSESTLHRYEVHPYRTLPVGPGPEFKTTLRVQNLGCYVVSGLIISALLPAVAQGGNYFLSLSQVITNNASCTVQNLTKPPGPPVHPEELRHTNRLNVSNTWCQVVRCHLGQLAKGTEVSVGLLRLVHNEFFRRAKFKSVIVVSTFELGTKEGSVLQLTEASRWSESLLEVIQIHPVLVSLWILIGSALGGLLLLALLVFCLWKLGFFARKKIPEKEKRGEKLEQ